A stretch of the Thiocystis violascens DSM 198 genome encodes the following:
- the ggt gene encoding gamma-glutamyltransferase, which produces MRHTVGHLSRRLRGPATGLLIFFSFFAACVCVAGESRPPKAAIATAHPLATEAGFAILDAGGQAFDAAVAIGATLAVVEPYSSGLGGGGFWLLHRASDGFQTMVDGRERAPLAAHRDLYLDAEGRFVHERALDGPLAAGIPGMPAALCHLAERYGRLPLARTLAPAIRHAREGFVIDETYRRLTGWRLEALRASPGAASQFLADAEIPPLGFRLRQPDLAQTLEALARQGCDGFYAGPVAERLVAGVRAAGGIWTREDLEQYAIVERAPIVGAFRGWRVVSAAPPSSGGVLLVQMLNMLSALPADQLDGDARTHTLVEVMRRAYRDRAAYLGDPDQVSMPLARLTDPDYAAGLIRDFDPAHATPSRLAERAKTSTLAEGQDTTHFSVLDREGNRVAATLSINYPFGSGFVPPGTGVLLNDEMDDFSAQPGVANVYGLVGGEANAIAPGKRMLSSMSPTFLESSKGIAILGTPGGSRIITMVLQGILAAVEGAPVSDWVSRPRIHHQYLPDTIQFEPGALAESEQQRLISMGHRLEPLERPFGDLQAIFWDRSSQAVEAASDPRGSGRALAR; this is translated from the coding sequence ATGAGGCACACCGTCGGCCACCTGAGCCGGCGCTTGAGAGGCCCCGCGACGGGGCTTCTCATTTTCTTCTCGTTTTTCGCGGCATGCGTATGCGTTGCCGGGGAAAGCCGGCCGCCGAAGGCGGCGATCGCCACCGCGCATCCCCTGGCGACCGAGGCGGGTTTCGCCATCCTCGACGCAGGCGGGCAGGCCTTCGACGCGGCCGTTGCCATCGGCGCCACGCTCGCCGTGGTCGAACCCTACAGTTCCGGTCTTGGCGGCGGCGGCTTCTGGTTGCTGCATCGCGCCAGCGACGGTTTTCAGACCATGGTGGACGGTCGCGAACGCGCGCCGCTCGCCGCCCATCGCGATCTCTATCTCGATGCCGAGGGTCGTTTCGTCCACGAACGCGCGCTCGATGGCCCACTGGCGGCCGGTATCCCTGGGATGCCCGCCGCCCTCTGTCATCTCGCCGAACGCTATGGCCGACTGCCGCTCGCGCGGACCCTGGCGCCGGCCATCCGCCATGCCCGCGAAGGCTTCGTGATCGACGAGACCTATCGGCGCCTGACCGGTTGGCGGCTGGAAGCGCTACGGGCCTCGCCCGGCGCGGCGAGCCAGTTCCTGGCGGATGCCGAGATTCCTCCCCTGGGCTTCCGTCTGCGTCAACCCGATCTGGCGCAGACGCTGGAAGCGCTGGCGCGGCAGGGCTGCGACGGATTCTATGCCGGCCCCGTGGCCGAACGGCTGGTCGCGGGGGTACGCGCGGCGGGCGGCATCTGGACCCGCGAGGATCTGGAGCAATACGCCATCGTCGAGCGCGCGCCCATCGTCGGCGCCTTTCGCGGCTGGCGGGTGGTCAGCGCCGCGCCGCCGTCCTCGGGCGGCGTGCTGCTGGTGCAGATGCTCAACATGCTGTCCGCGCTGCCGGCGGACCAACTCGATGGCGACGCGCGTACCCATACCCTGGTCGAGGTCATGCGCCGCGCCTATCGGGATCGCGCCGCCTATCTCGGCGATCCGGATCAGGTGTCGATGCCCCTCGCGCGTCTGACCGACCCGGACTATGCCGCGGGTCTGATTCGCGATTTCGATCCCGCGCACGCCACCCCGAGCCGTCTGGCGGAGCGCGCGAAGACATCGACCTTGGCGGAGGGACAGGACACCACCCATTTTTCAGTGCTCGACCGCGAGGGCAACCGGGTGGCCGCCACGCTCAGCATCAATTATCCCTTCGGGTCGGGTTTCGTGCCGCCGGGCACCGGCGTCCTGCTGAACGACGAGATGGACGATTTCTCGGCCCAACCTGGCGTGGCCAATGTCTATGGACTGGTCGGCGGCGAGGCCAACGCCATCGCGCCCGGCAAACGCATGCTGTCGAGCATGTCGCCGACTTTTTTGGAATCGTCGAAGGGGATTGCGATTCTGGGCACTCCGGGCGGGAGCCGCATCATTACCATGGTTCTGCAGGGTATTTTGGCCGCCGTGGAGGGCGCGCCGGTGTCGGATTGGGTGTCCCGCCCCCGGATTCATCATCAGTATCTGCCCGACACGATCCAGTTCGAGCCCGGCGCGCTTGCAGAATCCGAGCAACAGCGGCTGATTTCAATGGGCCATCGGCTTGAGCCGCTCGAACGGCCGTTTGGCGATCTGCAGGCGATTTTCTGGGATCGATCCAGTCAAGCGGTCGAGGCCGCCAGCGATCCGCGCGGCTCCGGGCGTGCGCTGGCGCGCTGA
- a CDS encoding glycosyltransferase family 2 protein: protein MLATELTVELLLTLCLVILTIFSFNLALLTLARILTPKRRLAIATPEEAALPRVLVQLPLFNEGDLVERILAAVIALDWPRDRLQIQVLDDSVDGSLALSRQAVAALHQDGIEIELLHRVQRTAFKAGALAAGLERSDAPYVAIFDADFIPPADFLRRTVGALIAQPGLAYVQARWAHLNRDESLLTRIQARLLDSHFGVEQEARWRLGLPIPFNGTCGVWRRAAIEDAGGWEGDTLTEDLDLSLRARLRGWRSGYLKDLSVPGALPVSTRAWRIQQFRWTKGFVQCFVKLMPLIWASPALPRWQKLMISLQIGQPLAFLLGATCLVLGLPFIAGAMVADGTLGRVAIVTSLLGFAAPIGFLLLAGTRGGARETALEVFGALALTSGLLLSNARGGLEALLGYRTEFVRTPKARVQSGPYAARWSYGLIELSAGLGLLGFVLLEQPIAAIYLAMVISGLLGVGTLQMLDGFALVKQPDTRH from the coding sequence ATGCTCGCGACTGAACTCACGGTCGAGCTTTTACTGACACTCTGTCTCGTCATTCTGACGATCTTTTCATTCAATCTCGCCTTGCTGACCCTGGCGAGGATTCTGACCCCCAAGCGTCGCCTCGCCATCGCGACGCCCGAGGAGGCCGCGCTGCCCAGGGTGCTGGTGCAACTCCCGCTCTTCAACGAAGGCGATCTGGTCGAACGGATCCTGGCCGCCGTCATCGCCCTGGACTGGCCCCGCGACCGGCTCCAGATCCAGGTTCTCGATGACAGCGTCGACGGCTCGCTCGCCCTGAGTCGGCAGGCCGTGGCCGCCTTGCATCAGGACGGTATCGAGATCGAGCTGCTGCATCGGGTCCAGCGCACCGCCTTCAAGGCCGGCGCGCTGGCGGCCGGGCTGGAGCGTTCCGATGCGCCCTACGTGGCCATCTTCGACGCCGATTTCATCCCGCCCGCGGATTTTCTGCGCCGGACGGTCGGCGCCTTGATCGCCCAGCCCGGCCTGGCCTATGTCCAGGCGCGCTGGGCGCATCTCAACCGCGACGAGAGTCTGCTGACGCGTATCCAGGCGCGCCTGCTGGACTCGCACTTCGGGGTCGAGCAGGAGGCGCGCTGGCGTTTGGGTCTGCCGATCCCCTTCAATGGCACCTGCGGCGTCTGGCGGCGCGCCGCGATCGAGGATGCCGGCGGCTGGGAGGGCGACACCCTGACCGAGGATCTGGACCTGAGTCTGCGCGCGCGTCTGCGTGGCTGGCGCTCCGGTTATCTCAAGGATCTCAGCGTACCGGGCGCGCTGCCCGTGTCCACGCGCGCCTGGCGGATCCAGCAATTTCGCTGGACCAAGGGCTTCGTGCAATGTTTCGTCAAGCTGATGCCCCTGATCTGGGCGAGTCCGGCGCTCCCGCGCTGGCAAAAGCTGATGATCAGCCTTCAGATCGGTCAACCCCTGGCGTTTCTGCTGGGCGCGACCTGTCTCGTCCTGGGGCTCCCTTTCATCGCCGGGGCCATGGTGGCGGACGGGACTCTCGGCCGGGTGGCGATCGTCACCTCGCTGCTGGGCTTCGCCGCCCCGATCGGCTTTCTCCTGCTGGCCGGAACCCGCGGCGGCGCTCGGGAGACCGCGCTGGAGGTGTTTGGCGCGCTGGCCCTGACCAGTGGGCTCCTGCTTTCGAACGCGCGCGGCGGGCTGGAGGCGCTGCTGGGTTATCGCACCGAGTTCGTGCGCACTCCCAAGGCGCGCGTTCAGAGCGGTCCATACGCGGCCCGCTGGAGCTATGGCCTGATCGAGTTGAGCGCCGGACTCGGACTGCTTGGTTTCGTCCTGCTGGAGCAGCCCATCGCGGCGATCTATCTGGCCATGGTCATTAGCGGTCTGCTCGGGGTGGGGACGCTGCAGATGCTGGATGGATTCGCGCTGGTCAAACAGCCTGATACGCGGCATTGA
- a CDS encoding YfhL family 4Fe-4S dicluster ferredoxin, translating to MALIITDECINCDVCEPECPNGAISQGDETYVIDPNLCTECVGHYETSQCVEVCPVDCIIKDPAHEESEDELRAKYERISSAA from the coding sequence ATGGCGCTAATCATTACCGATGAATGTATCAATTGTGACGTCTGCGAACCCGAGTGCCCGAATGGCGCCATTTCCCAGGGCGACGAGACCTATGTGATCGATCCCAACCTGTGCACCGAGTGCGTCGGTCACTACGAGACCTCGCAGTGCGTCGAGGTGTGCCCGGTCGACTGCATCATCAAGGATCCGGCTCACGAAGAGAGCGAGGATGAACTGCGCGCCAAGTACGAGCGTATCTCCAGCGCGGCATGA
- a CDS encoding hemolysin family protein, with amino-acid sequence MSLWPFPIVVVLILINALYVAAEFAIVGARATRVEQFAARGHRLAAALLPIMRDSGRLDRYIAGCQIGITLSSLVLGAFGQATIGLALGALLVSHGELEPLGAYALSATVVLVALSSIQVIFGELIPKTVALQYPVGTALFTYLPMRWSLIVYAPFISLLNGSGNLVLRRFGVNPETSHRHVHAPDEIDLLIRESRDGGLLKARDSTRLREALRLGRHTVRQLMVPRRQIASLDLNAPLADLLAQIDASPYTRLLVYQGDFDNMRGFLHVKDLAVTIASGRDPAALPSLVRPLLALPSGLTIDRALGQLRDRRARIALAVSEFGDIEGLISLEDIIRELLGELSDEFKSASDLAPVPLPDGRWRLPGRLPIDESIEWAHNLGTPAWDAGEAETLAGWLLEQLEAIPEVGDRCTAAGIDFEIECMDGAAIRSVLARPARMPGDAHD; translated from the coding sequence ATGAGCCTCTGGCCCTTTCCGATCGTCGTCGTCCTCATCCTGATCAACGCGCTCTATGTAGCCGCCGAATTCGCCATCGTCGGCGCGCGGGCGACCCGCGTCGAGCAATTCGCCGCGCGGGGTCACCGCCTGGCCGCCGCGCTGCTGCCGATCATGCGCGATTCCGGCCGCCTGGACCGGTATATCGCGGGCTGTCAGATCGGCATCACGCTGTCCAGCCTGGTGCTCGGCGCCTTCGGACAAGCGACCATCGGCCTGGCCCTCGGCGCGCTCCTGGTGTCGCACGGGGAACTCGAACCGCTCGGCGCCTACGCGCTCTCTGCCACGGTCGTGCTGGTGGCGCTGTCGTCGATCCAGGTGATCTTCGGCGAATTGATCCCCAAGACGGTGGCGCTTCAGTATCCAGTCGGCACGGCGCTCTTTACCTATCTGCCGATGCGCTGGTCGCTGATCGTTTATGCCCCCTTCATCAGCCTGCTCAACGGGAGCGGAAACCTGGTGCTGCGGCGGTTTGGCGTCAACCCCGAGACCAGCCACCGGCATGTTCATGCGCCCGATGAAATCGATCTCCTGATCCGCGAGAGCCGCGACGGCGGACTCCTGAAGGCCAGGGACAGCACCCGTCTGCGCGAGGCGCTGCGGCTCGGTCGTCATACGGTGCGCCAGTTGATGGTGCCGCGGCGCCAGATTGCCAGCCTGGACCTGAACGCGCCGCTGGCGGACTTGCTGGCGCAGATCGACGCCTCGCCCTACACCCGGCTCCTGGTGTATCAGGGCGACTTCGACAACATGCGCGGTTTCCTGCACGTCAAGGATCTGGCGGTGACAATCGCCAGCGGGCGCGACCCGGCGGCCCTGCCATCCCTGGTGCGTCCGCTGCTGGCGCTGCCGAGCGGGCTGACGATCGACCGCGCGCTCGGGCAGTTGCGCGATCGGCGCGCGCGCATCGCGCTGGCGGTCAGCGAGTTCGGGGATATCGAGGGACTCATCAGTCTCGAAGACATCATCCGCGAACTGCTTGGCGAACTCTCCGACGAGTTCAAGTCCGCGTCCGATCTGGCGCCGGTGCCGCTGCCCGATGGCCGCTGGCGGCTGCCAGGTCGGTTGCCGATTGACGAGTCGATCGAGTGGGCGCACAACCTCGGCACCCCCGCCTGGGATGCCGGCGAGGCTGAAACCCTGGCCGGCTGGCTGCTGGAACAGCTTGAGGCGATCCCCGAGGTCGGCGATCGATGCACCGCCGCCGGTATCGACTTCGAGATCGAGTGCATGGACGGCGCGGCCATTCGCTCGGTGCTGGCGCGACCCGCGCGGATGCCGGGAGACGCGCATGATTGA